Proteins from a genomic interval of Indicator indicator isolate 239-I01 chromosome 1, UM_Iind_1.1, whole genome shotgun sequence:
- the OMP gene encoding olfactory marker protein: MAAEAGLLKLPFTHDDQLTRRMRLRFQSLQQRNLRPQDGEKLLQAHEHVYRVDFSQQHNLRFLRWDIQLERPGKVTVTGTSQHWTPDLTHLMNRQLLEPAGIFWKEAGAGEVECNEADAQEFGERVAELARIRKVMYFLLAFTDGLEPAQLKASIVFKA; this comes from the coding sequence ATGGCAGCCGAGGCAGGGCTGCTCAAGCTGCCCTTCACCCACGACGACCAACTCACCCGCCGCATGAGGCTGCGCttccagagcctgcagcagagaaacCTGAGGCCCCAGGACGGTGAGAAGCTGCTGCAAGCCCACGAGCACGTCTACAGAGTGGATTTCAGCCAGCAGCACAACCTGCGCTTCCTCCGCTGGGACATCCAGTTGGAGAGACCTGGCAAGGTCACAGTGACCGGCACCTCCCAGCACTGGACTCCTGACCTCACCCACCTCATGAACcggcagctgctggagccagcaggCATCTTCTGGAAGGAGGCAGGGGCCGGGGAGGTGGAGTGCAACGAGGCAGACGCGCAGGAGTTTGGGGAGCGGGTGGCGGAGCTGGCCCGGATCCGCAAGGTGATGTACTTCCTCCTGGCTTTCACCGACGGCCTGgagccagctcagctgaaggCCTCCATTGTTTTTAAAGCTTGA